A single genomic interval of Natator depressus isolate rNatDep1 chromosome 14, rNatDep2.hap1, whole genome shotgun sequence harbors:
- the ZBTB22 gene encoding LOW QUALITY PROTEIN: zinc finger and BTB domain-containing protein 22 (The sequence of the model RefSeq protein was modified relative to this genomic sequence to represent the inferred CDS: inserted 1 base in 1 codon), giving the protein MDPACGAIVHVDFPEITSALLENLNQQRVEGKLCDISIHVQGRVFRAHRAVLAASSPYFHDQVLLKNMTSIVLPNVMDPGAFETVLGSAYTGKLSMASDEIVNFLTVGSVLQMWHIVDKCTELLKEGRGTTGPSPSSSFRAHSSRTSENQSPSSSNYFSPRETGEGPEHGPAKYALRGVAGGIERDGSEGPDEEVIFQAEKGPTRCPEPFSGGSKFILETDDDVSDSGGDGGSGGRRPAYVQPSIMPQKQWVYIKKERSQEDLVLTCEEDEDPVEVGPAPGEPPLSISDVRTLTEPSGAKLEEQVNFCESSEDFPSPYEGLEEGPGSGGSFAQRSLMPMDMQGNQILVFPPQTPVEHGAVQLAAGSGDGNKIFMCHCGKAFSHKSMRDRHVNMHLNLRPFDCPVCNKKFKMKHHLTEHMKTHTGLKPYECDVCAKKFMWRDSFMRHKGHCERRHRLSGAASATTPVAMLLRITPLLLLALGLWGEREKPKFCGEVTECFTFDLICNSSDYEARLYPPSAWVSTRVNNTYTAAKTIGFWHLFRYIQGRNQLGVKIPMTAPVLTRVDQAAGETQEYTISFLLPAXRQGDPPQPTEPAVFIERFPALPTYVRSFGGWLTDANRGTHIRALDASLGRDARHFNRSWHYSAGYNSPMKLFDRHNEVWRLAWGGLGCAPE; this is encoded by the exons ATGGACCCGGCATGCGGTGCCATTGTGCATGTGGACTTCCCTGAGATCACCAGCGCCCTGCTGGAGAACCTGAACCAGCAGCGGGTGGAGGGCAAGCTGTGCGACATCTCCATCCACGTGCAGGGCCGGGTGTTCCGGGCCCACCGGGCCGTGCTCGCCGCCTCCTCGCCCTACTTCCACGACCAGGTGCTGCTGAAGAACATGACGTCCATTGTGCTGCCCAACGTCATGGACCCGGGCGCCTTTGAGACAGTGCTGGGCTCCGCGTACACCGGCAAGCTGAGCATGGCCTCGGACGAGATTGTCAACTTCCTCACCGTGGGCAGCGTGCTGCAGATGTGGCACATCGTGGACAAGTGCACGGAGCTGCTCAAGGAGGGGCGGGGCACCACTGGCCCCTCGCCTTCTTCCTCCTTCCGTGCCCACTCCAGCCGCACCAGCGAGAACCAGTCCCCCAGCAGCAGTAACTACTTCAGCCCCCGGGAGACGGGCGAGGGGCCGGAGCATGGGCCTGCCAAGTACGCGCTGCGAGGGGTGGCTGGCGGCATAGAGCGGGATGGGTCAGAGGGGCCGGACGAGGAGGTGATCTTCCAGGCCGAGAAGGGTCCCACCCGCTGCCCCGAGCCCTTCTCCGGCGGCAGCAAGTTCATCCTGGAGACAGACGATGACGTGAGTGACAGcggcggggatggggggagcggggggcggcgCCCAGCCTACGTGCAGCCCAGCATCATGCCCCAGAAGCAATGGGTGTACATCAAGAAGGAGCGGTCCCAGGAGGACTTGGTGCTGACGTGCGAGGAGGACGAGGACCCGGTGGAGGTGGGGCCGGCCCCTGGTGAGCCCCCCCTCAGCATCAGTGACGTGCGTACGCTGACCGAGCCCTCCGGGGCCAAGCTGGAGGAGCAGGTCAACTTCTGCGAGTCCTCGGAGGACTTCCCCTCGCCCTAcgaggggctggaggaggggccggGTAGTGGCGGCAGCTTTGCCCAGCGTTCCCTCATGCCCATGGACATGCAGGGCAACCAGATCCTGGTCTtccccccccagacccctgtGGAGCACGGGGCCGTGCAGCTGGCAGCCGGCTCGGGCGACGGCAACAAGATCTTCATGTGCCACTGCGGCAAGGCCTTCTCCCACAAGAGCATGCGCGACCGGCACGTCAACATGCACCTCAACCTGCGCCCCTTCGACTGCCCCGTCTGCAACAAGAAGTTCAAGATGAAGCACCACCTGACGGAGCACATGAAGACGCACACCGGCCTCAAGCCTTACGAGTGCGACGTCTGTGCCAAGAAGTTCATGTGGCGAGACAGCTTCATGCGCCACAAGGGGCACTGCGAGCGGCGCCACCGCCTCTCCGGGGCGG cttctgccaCAACACCCGTTGCGATGCTACTGCGAATCACCCCactcctgctcctggccctggggctctggggagAGAG GGAGAAGCCTAAATTCTGCGGGGAAGTCACCGAATGTTTCACCTTTGACCTCATCTGCAACAGCTCTGACTATGAG gcccgGCTTTACCCCCCCTCGGCCTGGGTCAGCACCCGTGTGAACAACACGTACACAGCCGCCAAGACCATCGGCTTCTGGCACCTCTTCCGCTACATCCAGGGCCGGAACCAGCTGG GTGTGAAGATCCCGATGACCGCACCGGTTCTGACCCGGGTGGACCAGGCTGCTGGAGAGACGCAGGAGTACACCATCTCCTTCCTGCTGCCAG GGCGGCAGGGCGACCCCCCGCAGCCCACCGAGCCTGCT GTTTTCATCGAGcggttccctgctctgcccacctaCGTTCGCTCCTTCGGGGGGTGGCTCACGGACGCCAATCGAGGGACCCACATCCGGGCCCTTGACGCCTCCCTGGGGAGGGACGCCCGGCACTTCAACCGCTCCTGGCACTACTCGGCTGGCTACAACAG CCCCATGAAGCTGTTCGACCGCCACAACGAGGTCTGGCGCCTGGCATGGGGCGGCCTGGGCTGCGCCCCAGAGTGA
- the DAXX gene encoding death domain-associated protein 6 isoform X2 translates to MAATVESNIIVLDDEEEGLPPPMPREPPGPISASPQPNGTPTKKPGPLAQHGGSFKAENEQLFGEFLECCSRLTEEHPEVIPFLASRHQKASTEFLASAEFRNVLGRCLTRVQSKRSKVYVYINELCTVLKAHTQRRKLALSSAPAPATPHQPEPVAPQEEGEGTSGQRGTGSKRQIRYLENLLRVYMGEIRRLQERELDLAELDSEDSTYLQESRLKRKMMHIFERLCQLKQCSSLTGRVIEQRIPYRGTRYPEVNRRIERFINRPDVFPDYTDILKVIQKASARHSLGLAKRQMQSMALDAFREVGNRLQERRHLDLVYNFGSHLTDQYRPDTDPARRDSALARRLRENREVALTRLDSVVSRYAQLQDESEEEERVRKRAAQARGSAAPRQEGLLPPPCPMAPDPGEGQCHTQGSPSASTASQGAPAVSEEDDSEEEEPSSDTDIEEELQQSQEVGEEEEEDAAMLDAEAAGEDTAGDQEDQCMELGLEPGLEPLPCSSGGEDLEEEDEEEDEEEDEEEEPLPLAEGEGPPSPKEGPPFSPVQELFVLEIEALPLELSETPPPSPQIPGGSEATPKATPSSPEPSEATPLGPASPETVSSRTEQEVSPKEPASFAVKQEGGGMGDSGLWTQPPAKRRQLSAPRSPLARPLENGGSIISSTSFNGSTGPPACKRGRQELPCGNSCLEVHSIGSEDEDLELPLDGLLPRSPLPDSTRADSPFHSLVSSSQGSPQLCQRLLPKICKTSVATQCDPEEIIVLSDSD, encoded by the exons ATGGCCGCCACAGTGGAGAGCAACATCATTGTCTTGGACGATGAGGAGGAGGGGCTGCCACCACCTATGCCCAGGGAGCCCCCAGGGCCCATCTCTGCCTCCCCACAGCCCAATGGGACCCCCACCAAGAAACCAGGTCCCCTGGCCCAGCATGGTGGCAGCTTCAAGGCTGAGAACGAACAGCTCTTTGGAGAG TTCCTGGAGTGCTGTAGCCGGCTGACGGAGGAGCACCCTGAGGTGATCCCGTTCCTGGCCAGCCGGCACCAGAAGGCCAGCACTGAGTTCCTGGCCTCAGCCGAGTTTCGCAACGTGCTGGGGCGCTGCCTGACGCGTGTGCAAAGTAAGCGCAGCAAAGTCTATGTCTACATCAACGAGCTGTGCACTGTGCTCAAGGCCCACACGCAGCGCCGCAAGCTGGCGCtcagctcagccccagcccccgccaccccccaccAGCCAGAGCCAGTGGCGccccaggaggagggggaggggacgtCGGGACAGCGTGGCACCGGCTCCAAGCGGCAAATCCGCTACCTGGAGAACCTGCTGCGTGTCTACATGGGGGAGATCCGGCGGCTGCAGGAGCGGGAGCTGGACCTGGCTGAGCTGGACAGCGAGGACTCCACCTACCTGCAGGAGAGCCGGCTCAAGCGCAAGATGATGCACATCTTTGAGCGGCTGTGCCAGCTCAAGCAGTGCAGCAGCCTGACGGGCCGGGTGATCGAGCAGCGCATCCCCTACCGGGGCACCCGCTACCCGGAGGTCAACCGGCGCATCGAGCGCTTCATCAACCGGCCCGATGTCTTCCCCGACTACACGGACATCCTCAAGGTGATCCAGAAGGCCAGCGCCCGCCACAGCCTGGGCCTGGCCAAGCGCCAGATGCAGAGCATGGCACTGGATGCCTTTCGCGAGGTGGGCAACCGCCTGCAGGAGCGGCGCCACCTCGACCTGGTCTACAACTTCGGTAGCCACCTCACCGACCAGTACCGACCTG ACACTGACCCCGCCCGGAGGGACTCTGCACTGGCCCGGCGGCTGCGGGAGAATCGCGAGGTGGCGCTGACGCGGCTGGACAGCGTTGTCTCACGCTATGCCCAGCTGCAGGACGAGAGCGAGGAGGAGGAGCGTGTCCGCAAGAGAGCTGCCCAAGCCCGTGGCAGCGCTGCCCCCCGGCAGGAGGGGCTactgcccccaccctgtcccaTGGCACCAGACCCAGGGGAGGGGCAGTGCCACACGCAG ggcagccccagCGCAAGCACCGCAAGCCAAGGGGCACCTGCGGTCAGTGAGGAGGACGACTCGGAGGAGGAAGAGCCCTCATCAGACACAGACATtgaggaggagctgcagcagagccaagaagtgggggaggaggaagaagaggatgcAGCCATGCTAG ATGCAGAAGCAGCAGGTGAGGACACGGCAGGGGACCAGGAGGACCAGTGCATGGAGTTGGGCCTGGAGCCGGGCCTGGAGCCGCTGCCATGCTCTTCAGGCGGGGAGgatctggaggaggaggatgaagaggaggatgaagaggaagatgaagaggaggagcCCCTGCCCCTTGCAGAGGGCGAGGGGCCTCCGTCACCCAAGGAGGGGCCACCATTCAGCCCGGTgcaggagctgtttgtgctggaGATTGAGGCGCTACCCCTGGAACTCAGCGAgacaccacccccctccccccaaatcccaGGGGGCTCCGAGGCCACCCCCAAGGCCACCCCCTCGTCCCCAGAGCCCTCTGAGGCCACCCCACTGGGCCCCGCCTCCCCCGAGACGGTCTCTTCCCGGACTGAGCAGGAGGTCTCCCCAAAGGAGCCTGCTAGTTTTGCGGTGAAGCAAGAGGGAGGCGGCATGGGGGACTCCGGGCTCTGGactcagccccctgccaagaGAAGGCAGCTGTCTGCCCCCAGGAGCCCCCTTGCCCGGCCCTTGGAGAACGGGGGCAGCATCATCAGCTCCACCAGCTTCAACGGCAGCACTGGGCCCCCGGCCTGCAAGAGGGGACGCCAGGAGCTGCCCTGTGGCAACAG CTGCCTCGAGGTTCACAGCATCGGTTCAGAGGATGAGGACTTAGAGCTGCCGCTAGATGGCCTGCTGCCCCGCAGCCCTTTGCCTGACTCCACCCGTGCCGACTCGCCCTTCCATAGCTTGGtcagcagctcccagggcagCCCGCAGCTGtgccagcgcctcctgcccaagATCTGCAAG ACCAGCGTGGCGACTCAGTGTGACCCGGAGGAGATCATCGTTCTGTCGGACTCGGATTAG
- the DAXX gene encoding death domain-associated protein 6 isoform X1 has translation MAATVESNIIVLDDEEEGLPPPMPREPPGPISASPQPNGTPTKKPGPLAQHGGSFKAENEQLFGEFLECCSRLTEEHPEVIPFLASRHQKASTEFLASAEFRNVLGRCLTRVQSKRSKVYVYINELCTVLKAHTQRRKLALSSAPAPATPHQPEPVAPQEEGEGTSGQRGTGSKRQIRYLENLLRVYMGEIRRLQERELDLAELDSEDSTYLQESRLKRKMMHIFERLCQLKQCSSLTGRVIEQRIPYRGTRYPEVNRRIERFINRPDVFPDYTDILKVIQKASARHSLGLAKRQMQSMALDAFREVGNRLQERRHLDLVYNFGSHLTDQYRPDTDPARRDSALARRLRENREVALTRLDSVVSRYAQLQDESEEEERVRKRAAQARGSAAPRQEGLLPPPCPMAPDPGEGQCHTQGSPSASTASQGAPAVSEEDDSEEEEPSSDTDIEEELQQSQEVGEEEEEDAAMLDAEAAGEDTAGDQEDQCMELGLEPGLEPLPCSSGGEDLEEEDEEEDEEEDEEEEPLPLAEGEGPPSPKEGPPFSPVQELFVLEIEALPLELSETPPPSPQIPGGSEATPKATPSSPEPSEATPLGPASPETVSSRTEQEVSPKEPASFAVKQEGGGMGDSGLWTQPPAKRRQLSAPRSPLARPLENGGSIISSTSFNGSTGPPACKRGRQELPCGNSSCLEVHSIGSEDEDLELPLDGLLPRSPLPDSTRADSPFHSLVSSSQGSPQLCQRLLPKICKTSVATQCDPEEIIVLSDSD, from the exons ATGGCCGCCACAGTGGAGAGCAACATCATTGTCTTGGACGATGAGGAGGAGGGGCTGCCACCACCTATGCCCAGGGAGCCCCCAGGGCCCATCTCTGCCTCCCCACAGCCCAATGGGACCCCCACCAAGAAACCAGGTCCCCTGGCCCAGCATGGTGGCAGCTTCAAGGCTGAGAACGAACAGCTCTTTGGAGAG TTCCTGGAGTGCTGTAGCCGGCTGACGGAGGAGCACCCTGAGGTGATCCCGTTCCTGGCCAGCCGGCACCAGAAGGCCAGCACTGAGTTCCTGGCCTCAGCCGAGTTTCGCAACGTGCTGGGGCGCTGCCTGACGCGTGTGCAAAGTAAGCGCAGCAAAGTCTATGTCTACATCAACGAGCTGTGCACTGTGCTCAAGGCCCACACGCAGCGCCGCAAGCTGGCGCtcagctcagccccagcccccgccaccccccaccAGCCAGAGCCAGTGGCGccccaggaggagggggaggggacgtCGGGACAGCGTGGCACCGGCTCCAAGCGGCAAATCCGCTACCTGGAGAACCTGCTGCGTGTCTACATGGGGGAGATCCGGCGGCTGCAGGAGCGGGAGCTGGACCTGGCTGAGCTGGACAGCGAGGACTCCACCTACCTGCAGGAGAGCCGGCTCAAGCGCAAGATGATGCACATCTTTGAGCGGCTGTGCCAGCTCAAGCAGTGCAGCAGCCTGACGGGCCGGGTGATCGAGCAGCGCATCCCCTACCGGGGCACCCGCTACCCGGAGGTCAACCGGCGCATCGAGCGCTTCATCAACCGGCCCGATGTCTTCCCCGACTACACGGACATCCTCAAGGTGATCCAGAAGGCCAGCGCCCGCCACAGCCTGGGCCTGGCCAAGCGCCAGATGCAGAGCATGGCACTGGATGCCTTTCGCGAGGTGGGCAACCGCCTGCAGGAGCGGCGCCACCTCGACCTGGTCTACAACTTCGGTAGCCACCTCACCGACCAGTACCGACCTG ACACTGACCCCGCCCGGAGGGACTCTGCACTGGCCCGGCGGCTGCGGGAGAATCGCGAGGTGGCGCTGACGCGGCTGGACAGCGTTGTCTCACGCTATGCCCAGCTGCAGGACGAGAGCGAGGAGGAGGAGCGTGTCCGCAAGAGAGCTGCCCAAGCCCGTGGCAGCGCTGCCCCCCGGCAGGAGGGGCTactgcccccaccctgtcccaTGGCACCAGACCCAGGGGAGGGGCAGTGCCACACGCAG ggcagccccagCGCAAGCACCGCAAGCCAAGGGGCACCTGCGGTCAGTGAGGAGGACGACTCGGAGGAGGAAGAGCCCTCATCAGACACAGACATtgaggaggagctgcagcagagccaagaagtgggggaggaggaagaagaggatgcAGCCATGCTAG ATGCAGAAGCAGCAGGTGAGGACACGGCAGGGGACCAGGAGGACCAGTGCATGGAGTTGGGCCTGGAGCCGGGCCTGGAGCCGCTGCCATGCTCTTCAGGCGGGGAGgatctggaggaggaggatgaagaggaggatgaagaggaagatgaagaggaggagcCCCTGCCCCTTGCAGAGGGCGAGGGGCCTCCGTCACCCAAGGAGGGGCCACCATTCAGCCCGGTgcaggagctgtttgtgctggaGATTGAGGCGCTACCCCTGGAACTCAGCGAgacaccacccccctccccccaaatcccaGGGGGCTCCGAGGCCACCCCCAAGGCCACCCCCTCGTCCCCAGAGCCCTCTGAGGCCACCCCACTGGGCCCCGCCTCCCCCGAGACGGTCTCTTCCCGGACTGAGCAGGAGGTCTCCCCAAAGGAGCCTGCTAGTTTTGCGGTGAAGCAAGAGGGAGGCGGCATGGGGGACTCCGGGCTCTGGactcagccccctgccaagaGAAGGCAGCTGTCTGCCCCCAGGAGCCCCCTTGCCCGGCCCTTGGAGAACGGGGGCAGCATCATCAGCTCCACCAGCTTCAACGGCAGCACTGGGCCCCCGGCCTGCAAGAGGGGACGCCAGGAGCTGCCCTGTGGCAACAG CAGCTGCCTCGAGGTTCACAGCATCGGTTCAGAGGATGAGGACTTAGAGCTGCCGCTAGATGGCCTGCTGCCCCGCAGCCCTTTGCCTGACTCCACCCGTGCCGACTCGCCCTTCCATAGCTTGGtcagcagctcccagggcagCCCGCAGCTGtgccagcgcctcctgcccaagATCTGCAAG ACCAGCGTGGCGACTCAGTGTGACCCGGAGGAGATCATCGTTCTGTCGGACTCGGATTAG